One window of the Haloarcula halobia genome contains the following:
- a CDS encoding transcription initiation factor IIB, with product MSDHTRLRQRTEETTTESTESTATACPECSGSLVMDDEHGETVCEDCGLVVESDEIDRGPEWRAFDSSEKDEKSRVGAPTTNMMHDKGLSTNIDWRDKDAYGNSLSNKQRQKMQRLRKWNERFRTRDSKERNLKQALGEIDRMASALGLPENVRETASVIYRRALDENLLPGRSIEGVSTSSVYAAARQAGVPRSLDEITEVSRVEKSEIARTYRYVVRELGLEVAPADPESYVPRFASSLELSDEAEHRARQLLQNAKEQGVHSGKSPVGLAAAAVYAAALLTNEKTTQAAVSEVADISEVTIRNRYHELLEAEQDLPVA from the coding sequence ATGAGTGACCATACACGACTGCGACAGCGAACCGAGGAAACGACCACGGAGTCGACCGAATCGACTGCGACCGCCTGCCCTGAATGTAGCGGCTCGCTCGTCATGGACGACGAGCACGGCGAGACGGTCTGTGAGGACTGTGGCCTCGTCGTCGAGTCCGACGAGATAGACCGCGGCCCCGAGTGGCGCGCGTTCGACTCAAGTGAGAAAGACGAGAAGTCCCGCGTCGGCGCGCCGACGACGAACATGATGCACGACAAGGGCCTCTCGACGAACATCGACTGGCGCGACAAGGACGCCTACGGCAACTCCCTGTCGAACAAGCAGCGCCAGAAGATGCAGCGCCTCCGGAAGTGGAACGAGCGGTTCCGCACCCGCGACTCCAAGGAGCGCAACCTCAAGCAGGCGCTCGGCGAGATCGACCGCATGGCCTCGGCACTCGGCCTCCCGGAGAACGTCCGCGAGACTGCGAGCGTCATCTACCGGCGCGCGCTCGACGAGAACCTCCTGCCCGGCCGCTCCATCGAGGGGGTCTCGACGTCCTCGGTGTACGCCGCCGCCCGCCAGGCCGGCGTCCCCCGCTCGCTCGACGAGATCACCGAGGTCTCCCGCGTCGAGAAGAGCGAGATCGCCCGGACCTACCGCTACGTCGTCCGCGAACTTGGCCTGGAGGTCGCGCCGGCCGACCCCGAGAGCTACGTCCCCCGCTTTGCCTCCTCGCTGGAACTGTCCGACGAGGCCGAGCACCGCGCGCGCCAGCTCCTCCAGAACGCCAAGGAACAGGGCGTCCACTCCGGGAAGTCACCGGTCGGCCTGGCCGCCGCGGCCGTCTACGCCGCCGCCCTGCTGACCAACGAGAAGACCACGCAGGCAGCCGTCAGCGAGGTCGCCGACATCTCAGAGGTCACCATCCGCAACCGGTACCACGAGCTGCTGGAAGCCGAGCAGGACCTGCCGGTCGCCTGA
- a CDS encoding flippase-like domain-containing protein, which translates to MSDGVDVSVVLPAYNEADTIERTVSVTLETLDSFLPAGSYEVIVAEDGCADRTPEIAARLASEDDRVRHVHSDERLGRGGALEYAFERAAGETLVYFDTDLATDMRHLEELVESVRTEGYDVATGSRWMPENRADRPAKRGIPSFGYNTLVRTVLRSDLRDHQCGFKAFDRAVLESLLPAVGDEHWFWDTEVLVKAQRRGYRVKEFPVDWTPKGDSKVDIVRDVFGMGSQILRTFWELSVSPRITRRVSLGAGTMLVVLALVLMTQYLDPQAVLTRMAGADPAIVLASALVYLLSWPLRGSRYRDILSSMGYRERWGFLTGAVFISQTGNLVFPARAGDAVRAYVVKARRSIPYPTGFASLAVERVFDLLTITLLAGVVLVALAATGSADQLLVALTDGAVGGDTATSGRTAITVAAGVGLAAITAVAAIVASARTDRNFVRRTVGALSQDSYADYVAGVVERFVGDVQTVAADASAFGRVGGASLLIWSLDVVTALVVFAAFGIEVTPAIVAVGFFAVSVGNLAKVLPLTPGGVGLYEGAFTLIVAALTPVGVAAALSIAIVDHAVKNVVTIAGGVASMAWLNVSLTKAVEESQSAGDVEVEADD; encoded by the coding sequence ATGAGCGACGGAGTCGATGTGAGCGTCGTCCTCCCCGCCTACAACGAGGCCGACACCATCGAGCGGACCGTCAGCGTCACGCTCGAGACGCTCGACTCCTTCCTGCCCGCAGGATCCTACGAGGTCATCGTCGCCGAAGACGGCTGTGCCGACAGGACTCCCGAGATCGCGGCGCGACTCGCCAGCGAGGACGACAGGGTTCGGCACGTCCACAGCGACGAGCGCCTGGGTCGTGGCGGTGCACTCGAGTACGCCTTCGAGCGGGCGGCCGGCGAGACGCTTGTCTACTTCGATACGGACCTCGCGACGGACATGCGCCACCTCGAGGAACTGGTCGAGTCCGTCCGGACGGAGGGGTACGACGTGGCGACGGGGTCGCGCTGGATGCCCGAGAACCGCGCGGACCGGCCCGCGAAGCGGGGCATCCCGAGCTTCGGGTACAACACGCTCGTCCGGACGGTCCTCCGGTCGGACCTGCGAGACCACCAGTGTGGCTTCAAGGCCTTCGACCGGGCTGTGCTGGAGTCGCTGTTGCCCGCGGTCGGCGACGAGCACTGGTTCTGGGACACCGAGGTGCTGGTGAAGGCCCAGCGCCGGGGCTACCGGGTCAAGGAGTTCCCCGTCGACTGGACGCCCAAGGGCGACTCGAAGGTCGATATCGTCCGCGACGTCTTCGGGATGGGGAGCCAGATCCTGCGGACCTTCTGGGAGCTGTCGGTCAGCCCCCGCATCACCCGCCGGGTGTCGCTGGGGGCGGGAACGATGCTTGTCGTCCTGGCGCTCGTGTTGATGACCCAGTACCTCGACCCCCAGGCGGTGCTGACCCGGATGGCCGGCGCCGACCCCGCTATCGTGCTGGCGAGCGCGCTCGTCTACCTGCTCTCGTGGCCGCTCCGTGGTTCCCGTTACCGCGACATCCTCTCGTCGATGGGGTACCGGGAGCGCTGGGGTTTCCTGACCGGCGCGGTCTTCATCAGCCAGACCGGGAACCTCGTCTTCCCGGCCCGCGCGGGCGACGCCGTCCGGGCCTACGTGGTGAAGGCCCGGCGCTCGATCCCATACCCGACGGGCTTTGCCTCGCTGGCGGTCGAGCGCGTCTTCGACCTGCTGACCATCACGCTGCTGGCCGGCGTGGTGTTGGTGGCCCTCGCGGCGACGGGGTCGGCCGACCAGCTGCTCGTGGCCCTGACCGACGGGGCCGTCGGGGGCGACACGGCCACCAGCGGGCGGACCGCCATCACCGTCGCCGCCGGGGTGGGACTGGCCGCCATCACTGCGGTAGCGGCCATCGTCGCCAGCGCACGCACCGACCGGAACTTCGTCCGCCGGACTGTCGGGGCGCTGAGCCAAGACTCCTACGCCGACTACGTCGCCGGCGTCGTCGAGCGGTTCGTCGGCGACGTCCAGACGGTGGCCGCGGACGCCTCGGCCTTCGGCCGCGTGGGCGGTGCGAGCCTCCTCATCTGGTCGCTGGACGTGGTGACGGCGCTGGTCGTCTTCGCCGCCTTCGGCATCGAAGTGACGCCCGCCATCGTCGCGGTCGGTTTCTTCGCTGTCAGCGTCGGGAACCTGGCGAAGGTGCTCCCGCTGACGCCCGGCGGCGTCGGCCTCTACGAGGGGGCGTTCACGCTCATCGTGGCCGCGCTGACCCCGGTCGGCGTCGCCGCCGCGCTCTCTATTGCCATCGTCGACCACGCGGTCAAGAACGTCGTCACCATCGCCGGCGGGGTGGCCTCGATGGCGTGGCTCAACGTCTCGCTGACGAAGGCAGTCGAGGAGTCACAGAGCGCGGGGGACGTGGAGGTCGAAGCGGACGATTGA
- a CDS encoding radical SAM protein: MTDPDTLSVTIVDGYVDEPAHFGVPPYVSTYPRYAAGALVDAGVPREQITYHTIDALREDRHLWRDVEEADLMVYVGGMTVPGKYVGGTPAEPDEVRELAWTADGTSIIGGPVRFGVGEANEGASETARDDLDFDFLAMADVEAAVYDLVESGLEGFNDRYRDVEEETRWARAGAFVVEQHPNHPDYLICEMETSRGCPYRCSFCTEPMYGNPDFRPPESVVDEVDALSDRGVRHFRLGRQADILAYGGDGEAPNPDALRRLYGGIREVAPDLETLHLDNMNPITVVKWPEKAREGIRIIAEHNTPGDTAAFGLESADPNVMSDNNLNVTADECFEAVKVVNEVAGFRPGGDGDPLRGSDTRAASPRARDSAPNHGEDAARRLPKLLPGINLVHGLKGETRETFEHNKRFLQRVYDAGLMLRRVNIRQVMAFEGTDMAETGAEIAHDHKKLFKQYKREVRETIDNPMLKRVAPPGTVLPDVHLEYHQDGKTFGRQLGTYPLLVGLPGERDLGTTLDVAITGHGYRSVTGVPYPLDLNSASMGELATIPGVGKSRAGDIVVGRPYQSVSEVGEDLARFVTARPPPKAD, encoded by the coding sequence ATGACCGACCCCGACACCCTCTCGGTGACCATCGTCGACGGCTACGTCGACGAACCCGCGCACTTCGGGGTCCCGCCTTACGTCTCGACCTACCCGCGCTACGCCGCCGGCGCGCTGGTCGACGCCGGGGTCCCCCGCGAGCAGATCACGTACCACACGATCGACGCGCTCCGGGAGGACCGCCACCTGTGGCGCGACGTCGAGGAGGCCGACCTCATGGTCTACGTCGGGGGGATGACCGTCCCCGGCAAGTACGTCGGCGGGACGCCCGCCGAACCCGACGAGGTCCGGGAACTGGCCTGGACGGCCGACGGCACCTCCATCATCGGCGGGCCCGTCCGCTTCGGCGTCGGCGAGGCCAACGAGGGGGCCAGCGAGACGGCCCGCGACGATCTGGACTTCGACTTCCTGGCGATGGCCGACGTCGAGGCGGCCGTCTACGACCTCGTCGAGTCCGGCCTTGAGGGGTTCAACGACCGGTATCGCGACGTCGAGGAGGAGACCCGCTGGGCGCGTGCCGGCGCGTTCGTCGTCGAACAGCACCCCAACCACCCCGACTACCTCATCTGCGAGATGGAGACCTCCCGGGGCTGTCCGTACCGCTGTTCGTTCTGCACGGAGCCGATGTACGGGAACCCCGACTTCCGGCCGCCCGAGAGCGTCGTCGACGAGGTGGACGCCCTCTCGGACCGCGGCGTGAGGCACTTCCGCCTGGGCCGGCAGGCCGACATCCTCGCCTACGGCGGCGACGGCGAGGCTCCCAATCCAGACGCCCTGCGGCGGCTGTACGGCGGCATCCGCGAGGTGGCTCCGGACCTGGAGACGCTCCATCTCGACAACATGAACCCCATCACCGTCGTGAAGTGGCCAGAGAAGGCCCGCGAGGGGATCCGCATCATCGCCGAGCACAACACCCCCGGCGACACCGCCGCGTTCGGCCTCGAGTCGGCCGACCCGAACGTGATGAGCGACAACAACCTCAACGTCACCGCCGACGAGTGCTTCGAGGCGGTGAAGGTGGTCAACGAGGTGGCCGGCTTCAGACCGGGCGGGGACGGCGACCCGCTACGCGGGTCGGACACGCGAGCGGCATCGCCGCGAGCGAGAGACTCGGCGCCCAACCACGGCGAGGACGCCGCCCGTCGCCTGCCCAAACTCCTGCCGGGCATCAACCTCGTCCACGGGCTGAAAGGCGAGACCAGGGAGACCTTCGAGCACAACAAGCGGTTCCTCCAGCGGGTCTACGACGCGGGCCTGATGCTGCGCCGGGTGAACATCCGGCAGGTGATGGCCTTCGAGGGAACCGACATGGCCGAGACCGGCGCGGAGATCGCCCACGACCACAAGAAACTGTTCAAGCAGTACAAGCGGGAAGTCCGGGAGACCATCGACAACCCGATGCTCAAGCGCGTCGCGCCGCCGGGAACGGTCCTGCCGGACGTCCACCTGGAGTACCACCAGGACGGCAAGACCTTCGGCCGGCAACTGGGCACCTACCCGCTGCTCGTGGGGCTTCCGGGCGAGCGCGACCTCGGGACGACGCTGGACGTGGCCATCACGGGGCACGGCTACCGCTCGGTCACCGGCGTGCCCTACCCGCTGGACCTGAACTCGGCGTCGATGGGTGAACTCGCGACGATCCCCGGCGTCGGCAAGAGTCGCGCGGGCGACATCGTCGTCGGTCGACCCTACCAGTCGGTCTCGGAGGTCGGCGAGGACCTCGCGAGGTTCGTCACCGCCCGGCCGCCGCCGAAGGCGGACTGA
- a CDS encoding DUF429 domain-containing protein produces MGSGVLGVDFSGARGAGDALWVTEANHTATGLVVEDCYRASDVWGRDRESAYEGLVERITDDDVTTVGLDFPFSLPQVLLEDLCGGDWTGFLEWVAGSTGPADPAACSSRCRERAEALTGARDVRRETDLQRAALCPYTNRVRSMTYHGAREVLGRLAPREDTAVVPMQGDDAATRVCEVYPAATFGWLGCYREGYKNVDGASERRAHNLRTVEACSVTVGDHRGTYLESHDALDSLAAVVSAARVCDGSRPDPVGPDAEGHIYV; encoded by the coding sequence ATGGGTTCCGGTGTGCTGGGCGTGGACTTCAGCGGTGCCAGGGGGGCAGGGGACGCACTCTGGGTGACGGAGGCGAACCACACGGCGACCGGACTGGTCGTCGAGGACTGTTACCGTGCGAGCGACGTGTGGGGTCGGGACCGCGAGTCCGCCTACGAGGGCCTCGTCGAGCGAATCACCGACGACGACGTGACGACCGTCGGCCTGGACTTCCCGTTCAGTCTCCCGCAGGTGCTGCTGGAGGACCTGTGTGGTGGCGACTGGACGGGCTTTCTCGAGTGGGTCGCGGGGAGCACGGGCCCGGCCGACCCCGCGGCGTGCTCCTCGCGGTGCCGGGAGCGCGCCGAGGCGCTCACCGGCGCGCGCGACGTGCGCCGGGAAACTGACCTCCAGCGCGCGGCGCTGTGTCCCTACACCAATCGCGTCCGAAGCATGACCTACCACGGGGCGCGGGAGGTTCTGGGTCGCCTCGCGCCCCGCGAGGACACGGCCGTCGTCCCGATGCAGGGCGACGACGCCGCGACGAGGGTCTGTGAGGTGTATCCGGCGGCGACGTTCGGCTGGCTCGGGTGCTACCGCGAGGGGTACAAGAACGTCGACGGCGCCAGCGAGCGGCGGGCACACAACCTCCGGACGGTCGAGGCCTGCAGCGTGACCGTCGGCGACCACCGCGGGACGTACCTCGAGAGCCACGACGCGCTGGACTCGCTCGCCGCCGTCGTCTCGGCCGCGCGGGTCTGTGACGGGTCCCGGCCCGACCCGGTCGGCCCCGACGCCGAGGGCCACATCTACGTCTGA
- a CDS encoding DUF7559 family protein, producing the protein MPATLELVCNNDDCTLDMFELHYTYDMPDETGVSDFHCPYCGETETLEAIEV; encoded by the coding sequence ATGCCCGCGACCCTGGAACTCGTCTGCAACAACGACGACTGTACGCTGGACATGTTCGAACTCCACTACACCTACGACATGCCCGACGAGACCGGCGTGTCGGACTTCCACTGCCCGTACTGCGGCGAGACGGAGACCCTGGAGGCCATCGAGGTATGA
- a CDS encoding Hsp20/alpha crystallin family protein, with the protein MMRDIGESIGNAIFGNLGRASSRVQENKPLPADLLEADDAYLVVFDAPGAVSSDVQVRYVDDRVEVRIDRFRDFHEGFEMRYPGRGLALDGSVTLPEDAVVDPEAATATLKQNGTLQVTIPKDGAVETADYDADTVHDDAADDEA; encoded by the coding sequence ATGATGCGAGATATCGGCGAGTCCATCGGCAACGCCATCTTCGGCAACCTCGGGCGCGCGTCAAGTCGCGTCCAGGAGAACAAGCCCCTGCCAGCCGACCTGCTCGAGGCCGACGACGCCTATCTGGTCGTCTTCGACGCCCCGGGCGCGGTGTCGAGCGACGTGCAGGTGCGCTACGTCGACGACCGCGTCGAGGTCCGAATCGACCGGTTCCGGGACTTCCACGAGGGGTTCGAGATGCGCTATCCGGGTCGCGGCCTGGCGCTCGACGGCTCTGTCACGCTGCCCGAGGACGCCGTCGTCGACCCCGAGGCGGCGACGGCCACGCTGAAGCAAAACGGGACGCTGCAGGTCACCATCCCGAAAGACGGGGCCGTCGAGACGGCCGACTACGACGCCGACACGGTCCACGACGACGCGGCGGACGACGAGGCCTGA
- a CDS encoding NAD(P)/FAD-dependent oxidoreductase: MRVAVVGGGAVGLVAAADLARRDAAVVCYERGELGSGATGRAAGICYDAFADPLDAAVADRALTRYREWGLLEPCPYVWVARDDADARAVREQVDRMQALGRAVDHADGATLADRYPALETETITAAGVATDAGLLDPERVVETLAARAREAGATLESGTPVSLSAADPRTLSTPAGEERFDAVVVAAGWATRRLLAAADVAIALKTYRAQVLETTPVDATLPSLYDATREFYWRPRGGGLLVGDGAHEASPDGWNRDADPSFLESALGRLGATTTLDPGVARSWAGLCTATPDRDPLVGRVADGLWVATGWQGHGLMRAPAMGEYLASRVLGTTHPIDARVAARLDPTRFDGTEPFDALGDPTRDWE, encoded by the coding sequence ATGCGCGTCGCCGTCGTCGGCGGTGGGGCGGTCGGACTCGTCGCCGCCGCCGACCTGGCCCGCCGCGACGCCGCCGTCGTCTGTTACGAGCGCGGCGAGCTCGGGAGCGGGGCGACGGGGCGGGCCGCCGGCATCTGTTACGACGCCTTCGCGGACCCGCTCGACGCCGCCGTCGCCGACCGGGCGCTGACCCGCTACCGCGAGTGGGGCCTGCTGGAACCGTGTCCGTACGTCTGGGTCGCCCGCGACGACGCCGACGCGCGAGCAGTCCGGGAACAAGTCGACCGGATGCAAGCCCTGGGCCGTGCCGTCGACCACGCCGACGGTGCGACGCTGGCCGACCGCTACCCCGCGCTGGAGACCGAAACGATAACCGCGGCGGGCGTCGCCACCGACGCGGGCCTCCTCGACCCGGAGCGAGTGGTCGAGACGCTCGCCGCCCGCGCTCGCGAGGCCGGCGCGACACTCGAGTCCGGGACGCCGGTGTCGCTCTCGGCGGCCGACCCGCGGACGCTCTCGACGCCCGCCGGCGAGGAGCGGTTCGACGCCGTCGTCGTCGCCGCGGGGTGGGCCACGAGGCGACTGCTCGCCGCCGCCGACGTCGCAATCGCACTGAAGACCTACCGGGCACAGGTGCTCGAGACGACGCCGGTGGACGCGACGCTCCCGTCGCTGTACGACGCGACCCGGGAGTTCTACTGGCGGCCGCGGGGCGGCGGCCTGCTCGTCGGCGACGGCGCCCACGAAGCGTCACCCGACGGGTGGAACCGCGACGCCGACCCCTCGTTCCTCGAGTCGGCGCTGGGTCGCCTCGGCGCGACGACGACGCTGGACCCGGGTGTCGCTCGCTCGTGGGCCGGTCTGTGTACCGCCACGCCCGACCGGGATCCGCTCGTGGGTCGGGTCGCCGACGGACTCTGGGTCGCGACGGGGTGGCAGGGCCACGGGCTCATGCGAGCGCCGGCGATGGGCGAGTATCTGGCCAGTCGCGTCCTGGGGACCACACACCCAATCGACGCACGGGTCGCGGCCCGCCTCGACCCGACGCGGTTCGACGGGACCGAGCCGTTCGACGCGCTCGGCGACCCGACCCGCGACTGGGAATAA
- a CDS encoding NUDIX hydrolase: MDFDRVAAYDPIVVEDEQREAAVIAPVVTRPEGPAILFTKRADHLTDHPGQMSFPGGGREPEDDDLLATAIREANEEIGLDPMAVNVVGRLDDIRTITHYSVRPFVARIPDREYLPNDEEVAEVVTLSVADLTDPDNYESEQRDHPYYGEIRLHFFYVDGYTVWGATARMLVQLLELTTDWRMPPEPDRYTGPDDDLPPSVRDQV; encoded by the coding sequence ATGGACTTCGACCGGGTGGCGGCATACGACCCAATCGTCGTCGAGGACGAGCAGCGGGAAGCCGCCGTCATCGCGCCGGTCGTCACGCGTCCGGAGGGGCCCGCGATTCTGTTCACCAAGCGGGCCGACCACCTCACCGACCACCCCGGACAGATGTCGTTCCCCGGGGGCGGGCGCGAACCGGAGGACGACGACCTGCTGGCGACGGCCATCCGCGAGGCCAACGAGGAGATCGGCCTCGACCCGATGGCGGTCAACGTCGTCGGCCGCCTCGACGACATCCGGACGATAACCCACTACTCGGTCCGCCCGTTCGTCGCGCGCATCCCCGACCGCGAGTACCTCCCCAACGACGAGGAGGTCGCGGAGGTCGTCACCCTCTCGGTCGCCGACCTCACCGACCCGGACAACTACGAGTCCGAACAGCGCGACCACCCCTACTACGGGGAGATCCGCCTGCACTTCTTCTACGTCGACGGCTACACCGTCTGGGGGGCGACCGCGCGGATGCTCGTCCAGTTGCTCGAACTCACGACCGACTGGCGGATGCCGCCCGAACCCGACCGCTACACCGGCCCGGACGACGACCTGCCGCCGAGCGTCCGCGACCAGGTGTGA
- a CDS encoding DUF7109 family protein yields MDPTPDELAGVVDLFGALTRAELGQACAELAFKRGDRVDADAFESSIDDAVASYHLVAVTDHDADVDAPLLVAGPTAFATLPDGAGDLPHILDVPERALDRDAVVAAAEDRFQEDAMLAAKAEDRERVAELVDISYDLDAWGPVAVDGIRERLDSVCEARDSGEHERN; encoded by the coding sequence ATGGACCCGACACCCGACGAACTCGCGGGCGTGGTGGACCTGTTCGGGGCGCTGACCCGTGCCGAACTCGGCCAGGCCTGTGCGGAGCTGGCCTTCAAGCGCGGGGACCGGGTCGACGCCGACGCGTTCGAGTCCAGTATCGACGACGCCGTCGCGTCCTACCACCTCGTCGCGGTCACTGACCACGACGCCGACGTCGACGCGCCCCTGCTCGTGGCTGGCCCGACGGCCTTCGCGACGCTCCCGGACGGGGCCGGTGACCTCCCGCACATCCTCGACGTGCCGGAGCGTGCCCTCGACCGGGACGCCGTCGTCGCGGCCGCCGAGGACCGGTTCCAGGAGGACGCGATGCTCGCGGCCAAGGCCGAGGACCGCGAGCGCGTCGCCGAACTGGTGGATATCAGTTACGACCTGGACGCCTGGGGTCCCGTCGCCGTCGACGGCATCCGCGAGCGACTCGACAGCGTCTGCGAGGCCCGGGACAGCGGGGAGCACGAACGGAATTAA
- a CDS encoding CynX/NimT family MFS transporter, with protein sequence MVFLVNLARVVFAPLIEPIRAATGAGDATLGLLATLVWAGSALPRLPTGYLLTRVSRPTVVFGSGVVLTAGATFMALTTDPGLLLVGGFTMGLASGVYLIAANPLITELFPERPGRALGQHGVAAQVAAVVAPPLVSVALVVGTWRTTLRGLAVAAALMTVVFTLVARRAEFPAAGAEDTDFAAAVRAQWRLVLTGVLAIGATTLVWNGVFNFYVTYLGTLSLSGETGRLMLLVVFAAGVPAFYVSGRLADRLPNVPYLLALIVAFTGCILVLPAVGGRWPLVAFSAVLGFVSHSIFPAADTYLLGSLPNQHRASAYAAYSGGMMLIQSLGSVVVGTLLDASVSFPAIFGAMGAGLVVLTGALLVLYAGGRLPTSVQG encoded by the coding sequence CTGGTCTTCCTGGTCAACCTCGCCCGCGTCGTCTTCGCCCCGCTCATCGAACCCATCCGGGCCGCGACGGGCGCGGGCGACGCCACTCTCGGTCTCCTGGCGACGCTGGTCTGGGCCGGGAGCGCACTTCCGCGGCTCCCGACCGGGTACCTCCTGACGCGGGTCAGCCGGCCGACGGTGGTGTTTGGGTCGGGCGTCGTCCTGACCGCCGGGGCGACGTTCATGGCCCTGACCACCGACCCGGGACTGCTGCTGGTCGGTGGGTTCACGATGGGGCTCGCGAGCGGCGTCTATCTCATCGCGGCGAACCCGCTCATCACCGAGCTGTTCCCCGAGCGCCCAGGCCGGGCCCTGGGGCAGCACGGTGTGGCCGCCCAGGTGGCCGCCGTGGTCGCGCCCCCACTCGTCTCCGTGGCGCTCGTGGTCGGCACCTGGCGGACGACCCTCCGGGGGCTGGCGGTAGCGGCGGCACTCATGACCGTCGTCTTCACGCTCGTCGCGCGGCGGGCCGAGTTCCCGGCCGCGGGCGCCGAGGACACCGACTTCGCGGCCGCGGTTCGGGCCCAGTGGCGCCTCGTCCTCACCGGCGTCCTGGCCATCGGCGCGACGACGTTGGTCTGGAACGGCGTGTTCAACTTCTACGTGACGTACCTGGGAACGCTGTCGCTCTCCGGGGAGACGGGACGGCTCATGCTGCTGGTCGTCTTCGCGGCGGGCGTCCCCGCGTTCTACGTCAGCGGCCGACTGGCCGACCGCCTCCCGAACGTTCCGTACCTCCTCGCGCTCATCGTGGCTTTCACCGGCTGTATCCTGGTGTTGCCGGCCGTCGGCGGTCGCTGGCCGCTGGTGGCGTTCAGCGCCGTACTGGGCTTCGTCAGTCACAGCATCTTCCCGGCAGCCGACACCTACCTTCTCGGTTCGCTCCCGAACCAGCACCGGGCCAGTGCCTACGCGGCCTACAGCGGCGGGATGATGCTGATACAGTCGCTCGGGAGCGTCGTCGTCGGGACGCTCCTGGACGCCAGCGTCTCATTCCCGGCTATCTTCGGCGCGATGGGTGCCGGCCTGGTCGTGCTCACCGGCGCGTTGCTCGTGCTGTACGCCGGCGGCCGCCTCCCCACGAGCGTGCAGGGATGA
- a CDS encoding HVO_0758 family zinc finger protein codes for MDSVRKALRAGDVEKDSYGRLSCTNCGETLSTESRPDEVWKVRVCPECGTEWKEIG; via the coding sequence ATGGATTCGGTCAGGAAGGCGCTTCGCGCCGGGGACGTCGAGAAAGACAGCTACGGGCGCCTCTCGTGTACGAACTGCGGAGAGACGCTCTCGACGGAGAGCCGCCCGGACGAGGTCTGGAAGGTCCGGGTCTGTCCCGAGTGTGGCACCGAGTGGAAGGAGATCGGATAG
- a CDS encoding aldo/keto reductase, whose translation MVTREATWAYRDDHDDFARTYFRRFGAGVVSSIGVGTYLGDPTDERDAAYRGAIRSALESGINVVDTAINYRHQRSERAVGEAVADTDVDRDAVLVATKGGFVPFDGERPANPEAFVQSEYVDTGLADPEDLVGGQHCLAPGFVDDQVDRSLANLGLDAIDLYYLHNPETQLAENARETVYDRIEAAFEVLERRASDGDISHYGVATWDAFRVPADHERYLSLPEVVERARSAASAADNAATHLRAIQLPFNVFMADAFTVEAHRGAEGAQSALWFAHEAGLDVFTSASIMQGRLVTEMPEAVAAEVDGETRVQRAINFARSAPGVTSSLVGMGTPDHVGENVDAGRYEPLGANAFDAVFE comes from the coding sequence ATGGTGACACGGGAGGCGACCTGGGCGTACCGGGACGACCACGACGACTTCGCGCGGACGTACTTCCGGCGGTTCGGTGCGGGCGTCGTCTCCAGCATCGGCGTCGGCACCTACCTCGGTGACCCGACCGACGAACGCGACGCGGCCTACCGCGGGGCCATCCGGAGCGCGCTGGAATCGGGGATCAACGTCGTCGACACGGCCATCAACTACCGGCACCAGCGCTCGGAGCGGGCCGTGGGAGAGGCCGTCGCCGACACGGACGTCGACCGGGACGCCGTCCTCGTCGCGACGAAGGGCGGGTTCGTCCCCTTCGACGGCGAGCGCCCGGCGAACCCGGAGGCGTTCGTCCAGTCCGAGTACGTCGACACCGGCCTCGCCGACCCCGAAGACCTCGTCGGCGGCCAGCACTGTCTCGCGCCGGGGTTCGTCGACGACCAGGTCGACCGCTCGCTCGCGAACCTCGGCCTCGACGCCATCGACCTCTACTACCTGCACAACCCCGAGACACAGCTGGCAGAGAACGCCCGCGAGACCGTCTACGACCGGATAGAGGCGGCCTTCGAGGTCCTCGAACGCCGGGCCAGCGACGGGGACATCTCCCACTACGGGGTCGCGACGTGGGACGCCTTCCGCGTCCCGGCCGACCACGAGCGGTACCTCTCGCTCCCGGAGGTCGTCGAGCGGGCGCGGTCGGCCGCGTCGGCCGCGGACAACGCCGCGACGCACCTGCGGGCGATACAGCTGCCCTTCAACGTGTTCATGGCCGACGCCTTCACGGTCGAGGCCCACCGCGGTGCCGAGGGCGCCCAGTCGGCGCTGTGGTTCGCCCACGAGGCGGGCCTGGACGTGTTCACGAGCGCCTCAATCATGCAGGGGCGACTGGTGACGGAGATGCCCGAGGCCGTCGCGGCGGAAGTCGACGGGGAGACGCGGGTCCAGCGCGCAATCAACTTCGCCCGGAGCGCCCCGGGCGTGACGTCGTCACTGGTCGGGATGGGGACCCCGGACCACGTCGGCGAGAACGTCGACGCGGGACGGTACGAACCGCTTGGCGCGAACGCCTTCGACGCCGTCTTCGAGTAG